The sequence CAATTTTGAACACGCAGCTTTGCGTTTTGCGCGAGAGCGGCGTGCAGCACGCGTACatcacaatttttaattgtgtgtACAGCGCTGTCCTGGTACTTTCCCCTGTTGGTTAAAACGCTTTATAATACCTTGTATATTATTGTAATTTCACAAAGTCGTTGTTGATTTGGTCGTAAGCAACGTGGCTGCGTAACCAACTGTGTGTTTGATGAGCCTGCAAaccaaaatgcaatttgcccTTAAAGATGGCGTCTCTTGCAACTTTATCTCTAGTTTGAATGATGTTACCTGGGCCTGAACAAGGTGGCGTAAATTTCAGGCACCCGTCGGCCAGCTTCTCTCCACCTCTGTATACTATTAAACAAGCGTAGTTGTCGCCGGAACAGCCGTTCATTCTCCTCAAAATAAAACTCGGTGTGAAGACCACCTCGTCACCCTGAGCCCTGTCGGCGAAGCTAAGTACGTTGTACCTCGCGACCAAATCTTCCCTGCCAGGGCTGTCAGTGGCGCTTCCGTAGACGGACATTTTCCACTGGCCCGAATAAGCACCTGGTGTATACGCAGCTTCGAAACGGAACTGCACATTAATGTTGCTTTGACTGCCGCTGACCAATGTTGGAGTTGCAACGAAACCCCATGACGCTTTTCCCGTGCTTTGCGGGTTCTGTTCTTCTTCTCCTCCTCCTccttaaaaaaacccagacaaaTACACTGAAATTACACTGAACGAAATCATTTGCACAACGAGTTGTcgctgtcgttgtcgttgtcagtgtcgttgtcgctgtcgttgtcgttgtcaatTTCGTGGatgaaatcattaaacaattaaaaaaaaaaaaaaaaaaaaactactttttgaaCCGAAAGTGTTGATggttttttgaccgaaagggtatttatgaatgagaatcaaagtgtgttaaatcgcttttcaactagtggtttaaacccaccgaggcctggttcttgataatttacttcgacttcgtctcggtaaaattatcaagaaccaggcctcgttgggtttaaaccactagttgaatacctcttcacc comes from Asterias rubens unplaced genomic scaffold, eAstRub1.3, whole genome shotgun sequence and encodes:
- the LOC117305894 gene encoding uncharacterized protein LOC117305894, giving the protein MGSATLLLAVIALLGCVQGSLGAGYVQGWGKGLAIDSKNAVTYSFHATASENDAKDIWKISAYANTEAVNIDNPQAKLIKTASSKDIDFKGTTVLAGFGGCPDEKNYACIYVTRGEDVVINHCFPTKAPNCINGGGGEEEQNPQSTGKASWGFVATPTLVSGSQSNINVQFRFEAAYTPGAYSGQWKMSVYGSATDSPGREDLVARYNVLSFADRAQGDEVVFTPSFILRRMNGCSGDNYACLIVYRGGEKLADGCLKFTPPCSGP